GGTCATCCTCGGCACGCTTGCCGTGGCCACGGTGGCGAGCCTGGCCAAGTCGTCGCGGGACCGACGCCGGGAGTTGGCCGAGGCCCGCCGCTGACCGTTTCGTCGGGTGCCGTTCCCGCCGGCCGGGGGCGACACCCGACGGTCAGACGCGGTGCGCGCCGACCAGGGTGTCCACCCGGGCCGGGGGCAGTTCCTCCTCGACCACCCGGCGGGTGAGGTAGCAGGCGTGCAACATCCGGCGTCGGTCGCCGTGCGGCTCGGCCGAGACGACGCCGACATGGTGGATGCGCCGGCCGGGGTGGGCGAAGAAATAGAGGTCGCCGGGGCGTTCCTCACCCAGCGCCAGCGGGGTGGTCGCCTCGGCCTGGTCGTCGGCGTCGCGGGGGAGCGTGACGCCGTACCGCCGCCAGGCCAGGTGGACCAGCCCGGAGCAGTCGATGCCGTCGGTGGACAGGCCGCCCCAGACGTAGGCCAGGTCGCGCAGCCGCTCGGCGACCGCGAGCATCTCCTTGGCCTCGGGTCGTTCGGCGGGCAGCGGCACCAGGTCGCCCTCGGGGGCCCAGAGCGGTTCGGCCCGGCCGGGCGCCCGGACCGGCCGCCAGCCGTCCGCCGGGCGCCCGGCGGAGGCGAGGCGGGTGCCGAGGACCACGCCGGTGAGCACCGGTGGCCCGCCGGCGGCGTCGTGCAGCGTGGCGTGGTCGACGTCGACCACGAGCGCGGTGGCGGACGGCTCGGCGTCGGCGGGCGCGGTCAGGTGGGCGGCCCGCATCCAGCCCGGGTAGCCGCGGACGTCCAGCTTGGCGGCGGGCTGTCCGAGGGCGAGCACCCGCACCCAGCCGTCCGGCCGGGTCTCGGTGACCCGCACCGGCTCGCCGAGCAGCAGTTGGGTCAGGACGCAGTCGCCGACCCGCTGGTCGCGGTCCATCCCGGCGACCCAGGTGGCGATGTCGGGCAGGTCGGACCGGGCGGGTCCGTCGATCGGGCGGACCGCCTCCGGGGTGGTCCACAGGGTCGCCACCGAGACCCGTACGACGGCCTGGTGGCCCGGTTGAGGCG
The genomic region above belongs to Micromonospora sp. WMMD1128 and contains:
- a CDS encoding NlpC/P60 family protein, which translates into the protein MAPQPGHQAVVRVSVATLWTTPEAVRPIDGPARSDLPDIATWVAGMDRDQRVGDCVLTQLLLGEPVRVTETRPDGWVRVLALGQPAAKLDVRGYPGWMRAAHLTAPADAEPSATALVVDVDHATLHDAAGGPPVLTGVVLGTRLASAGRPADGWRPVRAPGRAEPLWAPEGDLVPLPAERPEAKEMLAVAERLRDLAYVWGGLSTDGIDCSGLVHLAWRRYGVTLPRDADDQAEATTPLALGEERPGDLYFFAHPGRRIHHVGVVSAEPHGDRRRMLHACYLTRRVVEEELPPARVDTLVGAHRV